Proteins from a single region of Rhea pennata isolate bPtePen1 chromosome 4, bPtePen1.pri, whole genome shotgun sequence:
- the HELT gene encoding hairy and enhancer of split-related protein HELT isoform X1 yields MASKLKERRRTPVSHKVIEKRRRDRINRCLTELGKTVPMALAKQSSGKLEKAEILEMTVQYLRALHSADFPRGREKADLLSEFANYFHYGYHECMKNLVHYLTTVERMETKDTKYARILAFLQSKARFVTEPIFTSLGSLPEPDFPSYPLHGAPECAGHSPGEAALPPPAGGPFAWPGAARSPSLPYHLPGAAGTLAGAGQQRSTFLSSVQGLDRHYLTLLGPSHPNAFGLPPGQHPSVL; encoded by the exons ATGGCCTCCAAGCTCAAGGAGCGCAGA AGGACGCCGGTGTCCCACAAGGTGATCGAGAAGAGGCGGAGGGACCGCATCAACCGCTGCCTCACGGAGCTGGGGAAGACGGTGCCCATGGCTCTGGCCAAGCAG AGCTCAGGGAAGCTGGAGAAGGCGGAGATCCTGGAGATGACGGTGCAGTACCTGCGGGCCCTGCACTCGGCGGACTTCCCCCGCGGCCGGGAGAAGG CAGACCTGCTCTCCGAGTTCGCCAACTACTTCCACTACGGCTACCACGAGTGCATGAAGAACCTGGTCCACTACCTGACCACGGTGGAGAGGATGGAGACCAAAGACACCAAATACGCCCGGATCCTCGCTTTCCTCCAGTCCAAAGCTCGCTTCGTCACCGAGCCCATCTTCACCTCGCTGGGGTCTCTCCCCGAGCCGGACTTTCCCTCCTACCCGCTCCACGGCGCTCCCGAGTGCGCCGGGCACAGCCCCGGCGaggccgcgctcccgccgcctgCGGGGGGCCCCTTCGCctggcccggcgccgcccgcagcccctcGCTGCCCTACCAcctccccggcgccgccgggaccCTCGCCGGCGCCGGCCAGCAGCGCAGCACCTTCCTCTCCTCCGTGCAGGGCCTCGACCGGCACTACCTCACCCTCCTCGGCCCTTCGCACCCCAACGCCTTCGGCCTGCCGCCGGGCCAGCACCCCTCCGTGCTCTAG
- the HELT gene encoding hairy and enhancer of split-related protein HELT isoform X2 codes for MASKLKERRRTPVSHKVIEKRRRDRINRCLTELGKTVPMALAKQSSGKLEKAEILEMTVQYLRALHSADFPRGREKDLLSEFANYFHYGYHECMKNLVHYLTTVERMETKDTKYARILAFLQSKARFVTEPIFTSLGSLPEPDFPSYPLHGAPECAGHSPGEAALPPPAGGPFAWPGAARSPSLPYHLPGAAGTLAGAGQQRSTFLSSVQGLDRHYLTLLGPSHPNAFGLPPGQHPSVL; via the exons ATGGCCTCCAAGCTCAAGGAGCGCAGA AGGACGCCGGTGTCCCACAAGGTGATCGAGAAGAGGCGGAGGGACCGCATCAACCGCTGCCTCACGGAGCTGGGGAAGACGGTGCCCATGGCTCTGGCCAAGCAG AGCTCAGGGAAGCTGGAGAAGGCGGAGATCCTGGAGATGACGGTGCAGTACCTGCGGGCCCTGCACTCGGCGGACTTCCCCCGCGGCCGGGAGAAGG ACCTGCTCTCCGAGTTCGCCAACTACTTCCACTACGGCTACCACGAGTGCATGAAGAACCTGGTCCACTACCTGACCACGGTGGAGAGGATGGAGACCAAAGACACCAAATACGCCCGGATCCTCGCTTTCCTCCAGTCCAAAGCTCGCTTCGTCACCGAGCCCATCTTCACCTCGCTGGGGTCTCTCCCCGAGCCGGACTTTCCCTCCTACCCGCTCCACGGCGCTCCCGAGTGCGCCGGGCACAGCCCCGGCGaggccgcgctcccgccgcctgCGGGGGGCCCCTTCGCctggcccggcgccgcccgcagcccctcGCTGCCCTACCAcctccccggcgccgccgggaccCTCGCCGGCGCCGGCCAGCAGCGCAGCACCTTCCTCTCCTCCGTGCAGGGCCTCGACCGGCACTACCTCACCCTCCTCGGCCCTTCGCACCCCAACGCCTTCGGCCTGCCGCCGGGCCAGCACCCCTCCGTGCTCTAG